The sequence TTGTGGCATCCTGGCCCaaatatattgtagcaaattcggggggcaaccacaggaactgccacagccgggacgcgaacccatatctcccgcactgcgggagatatcactaaccgctcgactaaagggtccaacccgttagccaagggccaacgtgtctacttatccatgcacgttacactgcccccctccttcgggaagcgcgtccctgtgcttaagcatatcagttccttcatgcctctgggcgtatacgcttccgatggccttatggtctcaccatcccgcttctgacaccaatgtagcgaattcggggggcaaccacagaaactgccgcagctGGTACGCGAACATCGCTAAccacttgactaaagggtccgagctgTTAGCCAAGtgtcaacgtgtctacttatccatgcacgttacaatatgttttacCCTGAAATGTGAATGCAAACCAATATTGACAGTTTGGGTGCACATGGACACTGATGCATTTTGCTTGTAAATCTTGCATGAATTGTCACTCTGCTGGCTGATTCTCCGGCTTTATGTTTTTAACTTGAAAGATAGGCACCCTCACTGGTGAATGAGCACAAAGGATAATGACTCCTGCTGCCAGCAAACAGttaaacactggtgttatacctatTACTACCGCTGGTTTGAGTGGTTATTGTGTCTGAAATGGACAGTATGTGCTCTTGGGTGTCACATGGAGGAGTTCAGCCCCTTTAACTAACCCCACAACATAATTATCTGTAGCCCGTAACATTTGTGGCACTCCTTGTAACTCTGGTGAGTCGAGGGTTAACTGAGGGGACATTTCCCCACCCCCTCAAGTTTACTGCTCTGTGCTAAATGCCCAGTCCGTTTTCTCATAAaagtgctctgaaatgggcagctATATGCTTATATTTGGGGTGAGTATTGCACTCCTTCTCCCACATGCGAACACCGAGTGACCCACGCCCCTAAATCTTGTGAGCACCAAATGACCCACGGTCCTAAATCCTTCCACTGGATGTCACATGTTTTTGCTAGACACATGTGGTGTTGATTTATACTCCCAGTGGAGGTGGGCTACAGCACAACCATCAATGTACACATATCATCATCCCAATACATCCAATTACTAAGTCATAAGATCAATATCGTTCCCTAACCCGAACCAAACTTCCTCAAACTCATCAACTCCTTCACCTACATTTGCACTTACATGCAAATCAGATTCTTGCATGAacatgtgctgtggtgacatgtgaGTGTgagctatccatccattatccaagccgccttatcccaattggggtcgcgggatgctggagcctaacccagcagtcattgggcgagtgTGTCCTATTTTTAAGCAAATCGGAGGTTACGGATCTTGGCCCTGACGGCGGCAGATCCCATTGATATATGTACAGTAGCTTGCCAAGACCTACTTGTACACACTGACCTGGGATATTTGATACTCTAGCGACTTTAATTCATTCCTCTGTACAATGGAATATCAAGCCCAATCCACCCATCAAATTTCTGGCTAACAGATTAACAGGGCAACATCTGGAAAAGGAAAgagtattttttctttttttccccccatgtcaCTGTCTTGCGTGACAACTGGCAATGGTGTGGTATATTCTCTTACTTAATTCTTAGTTAATTATCTTACTGCAACGCCTGATGCTCCTACAGTGTTACTATATCTACCACTCAAGGGGGCTGGGGATTACCAAAATATGGAGGGACAAGGATTTCCACTTCcattgtatttgtttttttttcacccaatGTTCCTTCCAATAAAATATTATTGGAAGAAAATTGCCGATACATATTTTTCACCCAAcagccactatatatatatatatatatatatatatatatatatatatatacacacacacatatatttgacatatatctaatataatataatgctaTAGTTATTCTTTTGTCACCTGTGCTGGcgtctttttgtttttattagcaATGGCATTTATCTTGGGGTAGAATGGAACAGAGCAGATCAGAGTTGTTATATATGGTCATTCTAATAAGTTCTGTCAATCTTCCTTACCTGTGTAACCTGGAATAAGTAAAAAAGAGAGTTCAGCAAAATGTTAGAGTCACGTTAACCTAGTATCTCCatgagttattacattatcactaCAAGAATGACATAAATTAACATTTGAATCATTTAGGCCTAAAGGTTTGTCAGGTCTGAGTCACACGATCTCTGAGACACCAAAACAGAAAAAAGACACAACGAAAACTTGATGCATCTTTGACAGATTTTGGTTtgatttctcaaaaaaaaaaaacccagcgcaAATAAAATATTATATCCAACTAAGATCCTTTTTCGTAGTCAGGCTATACAAAAACTTCCTGCCTGCATTTACAGCATATAGGCTCTATTACTGCAGGAGAAGTCTGAGTAAGTCAAGTTTGCATTGAGGGCTGATTCAATGATCCAAATCCTAAATTTAGTTTCTCTAAAAAGATATTTAGTTAAGATGAATAAAAAAAAGGATTCGATAAAttgaatttgtttgtttttgttagaATCGCCTTAACAACACTCCAAACAATTTTAAGCTTTAAACATGGAAATGTGATTGTCCATTGAGAACTGGAGAGCCTATCTGAGTCCTTGCAGAGCGAACCCAAACCCCGAGTTCTCTACTACATTTGCAGCCCCACAAGACTGAtgatgggagggaaaaaaaaaaggcgagACCTTCGTGCAAATGAACGCAATTAGAATTTAGATTAGACCTCCTTGGGAGAGAGCATTTCATAATGAGGCTGAACTTGGCTTCTTGTTCAGCAGCTTCTTAcgcatatccaaaggagttgaatcaagtggactggacttggtatatatccgtgaagacgttttgcctctcatccaagaggcttcctcagtgcatgcctttctgactagaccaaactagtctggtcagaaaggcacgaactgaggaagcctcttggatgagaggcgaaacgtcttcacggatatataccaaggccagttgcacttgattcaactcctttggataaccatgacctggatgaatgagaacattcacagacttcttaCGCATGTTTCATTCCACCTTAAAGGTGACATTAGTATGTGGCCTATAGGAAGCTCTGTTTAGTCATTTTTCAAAAGACTATTCTATAAGGAATACAGTAAACATCGTCAGTcaaaagaaaaaatgaaataGACGGACCGTCCAGTTTGCATTTTTGTATGGAACATATTTCAGAATGTGGAAAATCTATATTTAAAAACTGAGATTAACAAAACGTGGCATTTTAGACCATACATAGTTAAATGATCAAATAACGTGATTGCTTTTTCTGCTTACTTACCATGGTTCTACCTACTACCAACATCCTGAATTTGAAGAAATTTTGCTGTAGCTTTTCTTTATTAGGACCCTCTGAACATAACGTGTGATTATATGGTCATAATGCAATGTGATTGCACTTTCTGCTTAATTACTATGGTTCTTCCTCCTTAATATCAAAAAGTATTAACAATCTGACACTATGGTGTCACACTGTGTATAAGTCTGTAGCACCATGACTCCAATGAAATGGAGCTGTGAGGCATGGCTACAGTCTAAGTACGTTGGTATAAAAATGCCCTTCAGTATAAAAGTATTGATTTTATTGTTGGACAGTTGTTTTGGACCATATTGACAAAATGATCATAAAGGGGAccatgtcttgtttgtgcagttaCACCCTTATAATGATTCAATTTAACCCCCTGACATATGTTGCCGATATAAAATGGTTACAAATAATTAAGATGAATAGTCATTtaacttctttttcttctttttgcctTTGATGCCTCTCACCTCGGTGGATCATGCCATGTCGTTTGAGAGTACATTTTGAGCTGAAACAATTTCCAGAATCGCAGCACCTGAATGGCTCTCCCCGGTATGAGTCCTTAGGTGCACTTGTAaatttgacttctgggtaaacattttcccacatgtggtacatttgaatggcttctcccctgtatgagtccttacgtgcaCTTGCAATCCTGAAttccgggtaaacattttcccacatgtggcgCACCTGAAtggtttctcccctgtatgagtccttacgtgcctGTGAAaacttgacttctgggtaaacattttcccacatgtggtgcatctgaatggcttctcccctgtatgagtccttgcaTGCATTTGCAATTCTGACTTccaggtaaacattttcccgcacgtggtgcatctgaatggcttctcccctgtatgagtccttacgtgcaCTTCTAACTTTGaattctgggtaaacattttcccacatgtggtgcatctgaatggcttctcccttgtatgagtccttacgtgcctGCGAAaacttgacttctgggtaaacattttcccacatgtggtgcatctgaatggcttctcccctgtatgagtccttatgtgcaTTTGCAATTGTGACTTccaggtaaacattttcccacatgtggcgCATCTGaacggcttctcccctgtatgagtccttatgtgctTTTGCAATTCTGACTTccaggtaaacattttcccgcatgtggtgcatctgaatggcttctcccctgtatgagtccttatgtgcctGTGAAaacttgacttctgggtaaacattttcccacatgtggtgcatctgaatggcctctcccctgtatgagtccttacgtgtaTTTGCAATTGTGACTTccaggtaaacattttcccacacgtggtgcatctgaatggcttctcccctgtatgagtccttacgtgcaCTTGTAAatgtgacttctgggtaaacattttcccgctcgtggtgcatctgaatggctcctCGGCTGTATGAGTCCTGACGTGACTTTGAAACCTTGACTCATGGGTAAACACtttcccgcatgtggtgcatctgaatggcttctcccctgtatgagttctTGTATGCCTCTCCAGGTCATACTTCCAGgtaaactctctcccacaagtggTGCATTTGAAAGGCTTTTCCCCCGTGTGAAATGTCATGTGAATTTTGAAAATTTCCAAATTATAAAGCACTTTCCCACAAATCTTGCACATGTTGTAGGAATTTTTGTGAGGTTTCAGCCTTTTTTTCTGAGTTGAACACACTTCCTCACAGTTTTGGCGACTGCAAGTATAGTCAGCTTCACTCTTAGTTACATGACAGCAGTTAGAGAGGGTATGGTCGTcacttgttggttctgatattagcAAGTTCTCTTCTTTGGCTTCTAGTTGTATCAGTTCAAATGAAGTGACAGCTGggggctctgtgtctccctccGTCTGGGTTTGGTAGAGTTGCGAGGGCAGAGGCTGATCTTTACCATcatcatttccatcacaaagaggggtaaatatgaagtcagaggtatcagctacctcctgcaatggaagttggtcttcctgtggactgatccagagttcctgttgttcctccttggCCAGACTGGGGCTCCTCTCCTGCTCACCATGCTGCTGATCAGATAACTGTACATAGTCTGGATAGAgggaaaaacaaaatcaatgctGTGGTTTGCATCAACAGAAGTAAGTTAAATTTAATTCAGGATACCTACACAAGTTTGGCCGTAGAGGCACATCCTGTTTACATATCTTAGGTAAAcctagactaggtgtagcttccccctaTTGACAGAATATTTACCACAGATTATattcaggggaagctacacctaatctgtatggtttacctaagatacataaacaggatgtaccattacagcctattgtttgtatgactaactcagtgacctataacatctctaagtttcttgcatctattcttaacttgTTGGAAGGCAGTAataaacatcacattcagaacactacggATTTTGTGGAAAAAGTGAGGGACATCactatggagagggatgaaacaatagTCTCTTATGAtgataagtctctcttcacgtgcgttcctgttgattatgcagtggaggtagtccatgtgatattacaaaatgaccccacccttagcaataggaccacccttaacactg is a genomic window of Lampris incognitus isolate fLamInc1 chromosome 14, fLamInc1.hap2, whole genome shotgun sequence containing:
- the LOC130123371 gene encoding gastrula zinc finger protein XlCGF26.1-like; its protein translation is MSGINLLRSFVIERLTAAAEEILGAFERTIAEYEDERERQRRLLDMVLKPRITLHRIDYVQLSDQQHGEQERSPSLAKEEQQELWISPQEDQLPLQEVADTSDFIFTPLCDGNDDGKDQPLPSQLYQTQTEGDTEPPAVTSFELIQLEAKEENLLISEPTSDDHTLSNCCHVTKSEADYTCSRQNCEEVCSTQKKRLKPHKNSYNMCKICGKVLYNLEIFKIHMTFHTGEKPFKCTTCGREFTWKYDLERHTRTHTGEKPFRCTTCGKVFTHESRFQSHVRTHTAEEPFRCTTSGKMFTQKSHLQVHVRTHTGEKPFRCTTCGKMFTWKSQLQIHVRTHTGERPFRCTTCGKMFTQKSSFHRHIRTHTGEKPFRCTTCGKMFTWKSELQKHIRTHTGEKPFRCATCGKMFTWKSQLQMHIRTHTGEKPFRCTTCGKMFTQKSSFRRHVRTHTREKPFRCTTCGKMFTQNSKLEVHVRTHTGEKPFRCTTCGKMFTWKSELQMHARTHTGEKPFRCTTCGKMFTQKSSFHRHVRTHTGEKPFRCATCGKMFTRNSGLQVHVRTHTGEKPFKCTTCGKMFTQKSNLQVHLRTHTGESHSGAAILEIVSAQNVLSNDMA